In one window of Amblyomma americanum isolate KBUSLIRL-KWMA chromosome 9, ASM5285725v1, whole genome shotgun sequence DNA:
- the LOC144103353 gene encoding uncharacterized protein LOC144103353 — MSWDAHVSKVCLSLSRYIGIISRNKHILPAKTKLNLYYAFFYSYVSYCFLVWGQTTASNIQKLLVLQKRILRVIANVPYDAPTRPIYQQYRMIPVTRMFDYRFSSFYKKIIAEDDAFFSGIVTLTPHRTPYVTRQRMIYSLPRCRTNYGFSTLKYVLPKYLNTPFYDTLHSMSVSAIRNVFSS; from the coding sequence ATGTCGTGGGACGCCCACGTAAGCAAAGTGTGCCTATCCCTTTCCAGATATATTGGGATAATTTCGcggaataaacatattctacccGCCAAAACCAAGCTTAACCTGTACTATGCGTTCTTTTATTCTTATGTATCGTATTGCTTCCTTGTATGGGGACAAACCACAGCATCCAACATCCAGAAGCTTCTAGTACTGCAAAAAAGAATACTTCGCGTAATTGCTAATGTACCGTATGATGCTCCGACACGTCCTATCTACCAGCAATACAGAATGATACCCGTAACAAGAATGTTCGATTACAGGTTTTCATCGTTCTATAAAAAAATAATAGCCGAAGACGACGCATTTTTTTCCGGCATTGTGACACTTACACCACATCGGACACCGTATGTGACCCGACAGCGTATGATCTATTCATTACCACGATGCAGAACAAATTATGGCTTTTCCACACTAAAATACGTTCTTCCGAAATACTTGAACACGCCATTTTACGACACGTTACACAGCATGTCTGTCTCGGCTATTCGAAATGTGTTTTCAAGCTAG